TTTCCGTGAAAGCAGCGAGCTTTCCTGCCTTGATGGCATAATCTGAAACAATTTTCAGTTTCTTCAATCCGGCGGCCAGATTATACTTTCCATCCCTGCCAAAATCCCCGTAATTATCCATCCCTACCATATCAACCCATTCATTGCCAGGGTATCTCTCCAAAAACTCGGCTTCGGAATTGAATTTATTGTCCGGGGAAAATGCGTATATAAAATTGTGCACATTCAGGCTGTCACGCAGGTACGAAACAGTAAACCGCCACACTGCGATGAAGTCCTCCCGCGAAGTATGACCCTTTCCCCACCAGAACCAGTCACCATCGAACTCATGATAGGGCCGGAAGATCATCGGAGCGAGCGTACCGTCGTTAGCTTTTACTGAATTGGCAAAATCAGCAACCGTTTTCAATATCTGCTTATAGTTTTCATGATGCGATCCGCCGGGCTTGATCAATGCCATTGAAGCCGTAGAAACAGAATCTTTCCAGTAAAATCCGCCACCTGACGCAGGATTGGAGAAATGCCAGGCAACTGTCGTGATACCGCCTCGGTTGTAAGTATCCACCACATTCTTACGCAACGCCTCCGCTGTTCGCACAATATCGGCATCCGGACGTCCCGATAACCCGCTGAAATCGATGCCAATAATCCCAGGATGTGAGCCGGTTACCGATTTCACATCCGAGCGCTCTTCGTCACCCGACCAGCCGTGTCCATACTCGGTAGCATGCTGGTGGCCGAACACAATATGGTTCTTACTCAATAGCATCAGATTTTTATAGAGCGCCTGCGTCTCCCGCGTCGCTTTTTTATCGATCTGCCCCACTGAAATATGAAATGATAACAAAAAGACCGCCAGGTAGTTTGCAAAATTTTTCATAGGTATCACGAAGTCGTTAAGTGCGTTGAATGTGAAAATATTTGCCTTTCAGAGGTAAAGTCGGTGCCGTTCAAAATCTGTTCAAAAAATTTTTAGAAAAAAACTCCAAATGGCCGAACCTTTTAAGGTACCAGAATGTCTTACGTGAACATTATACATTATATATACACTAAAAATGAATTTAATTCTGAATAATAATAACTTTACAGAATTATGAACGGAAACGAAATTACCCTCGATAAAATTGACCTTAGCATTCTAAGGCTAATGCAGGAAAATGCCAGGATCAGTAATGCAGACCTGGCCCGTGAGCTTGAAATGGCACCTTCCGCAGTATTGGAAAGGGTCAAAAAACTGGAACAAAAGAATGTAATCCTTCAATACACTACCCGGCTGAACCCGGCAGCGGTGCACCAAAAATTGCTGGCTTTTATCTCCATGAAATCCTCGGAAGGCATGGGCAGCAACAATACGGCGAAAGAGCTGGCGAAGATCCCGGAAGTGCAGGAAGTACATCACATTGCGGGAGAGGATTGTTACCTCGTCAAAGTCCGGACGGCAGATTCGGCATCATTAATGAGCCTGATGCGTAACTCTTTCAGCAAAATCCCTAACATACTATCCACACGCACCACTATCGTGCTGGAAACCGTGAAAGAAGAACAACAATTAGTCATACCTGAAAAATAAACGATCATGCAAACAGAAAGTAAAGCTCCTTCCACCCTGTTGGTTGTACTGGCATTCGCCACGGTTTACATTGTATGGGGTTCCACTTATTTCTTCATCCAACGTGCACTGGCAGGCTTTCCGCCATTTATTCTGGGCGCATTCCGCTTTATAGTTGCCGGCTTGCTCATGCTGGGATGGAGTGTGCTGCAAGGCGAAAATGTGTTCTCCTGGAAAGCCATGAAACCCGCCATTATCACGGGATTACTGCTTTTATTAGTGGGTAACGGTGTGGTTATCTGGGTGGAACAGTTCCTTCCAAGTGCTATGGTAGCCATTATGGTATCCATGTCGCCGCTATGGTTTGTGTTGCTGGACAAGCCGAAATGGTCCGAAAACCTGACTAATAAATCCACTATTCTGGGCTTACTGATCGGTTTTGCAGGTGTGGTACTGTTGTTCGGTGAGAAAATTATGGTTTCCATGTCCTCCCTGAACAGTACCCGTGACTTATTTGCAATGGGGCTGGTCGTGCTAGGGTCAATGGCCTGGGCCGGTGGCTCTTTATATTCAAAATACAATTCAGTTTCCCAATCCGCCACTGTGAATTCCACCTGGCAGATGCTGGCGGCAGGTGTTGCGTTTTTTCCGGGAGCCATTCTTTCCGGTGAAATTTCCCGGTTCGACATTGCCAGCATTCCGTCAGATGCCTGGCTGGCAACTGGTTACCTGATCGCTTTCGGTTCCATTGCCGGGTTTAGTGCATATGTTTGGCTGCTGAAAGTCCAGCCAGCTACCAAAGTGAGTACCTACGCTTATGTGAACCCAGTGGTTGCGGTCATTTTAGGAGTCTTTTTCGCAAATGAATCTATCACACCTTTGCAGATATCCGGCCTGATCGTCATCCTGGTGAGTGTATTGCTGATCAACCTTCACAAATACAGAAAACCGAAACCGGTGGCAGCCGCCGCCTATTAATCTTTGATTAAATAAAATGCCCTAGGCATGTAACATCTGTCTACGGCATTTTTTGTTTCGAATCGAATCCCGTCAGGGATATAACCAAATTCAGCCAGCCACAACAAAGCAACACTCGCTTTATTGATACCCGTACTTTTGCTGTAAACAACTTTACTTTATAGTAGCGCTCCACCAAAACAATGGTCGTGTTAGGGTTTGCCATCCGCCGTTACGCCGGGGCAATGATACCGTCTTCATACACGATCACTCCCGCTGGTGCAGTAGTTCCAATGGGCAACTGTACCGCTACGCCTGATTTATTGTTAGCCTGCCATGTTCCACATCTCCACCATCCAGCGTTTGCACCAGTACTCCCGCGTACTTTCCTGTCGCATTGGTCGCAGCGTAAATAGAACCAGCTTGTTGTTGTCGATCCAAGCACTCAGATTAAATCCTTTGAAAGAAAACGAGGCCGAAATTTGGAATAATAACGAGGGCAAAAAATTCGTATTTTCGGCCTCGTTATTGACTGGAAAATACATGGCCGTACTGCGTAGAAGTAGATTATCGGACCTGCTTCCTCAACTCCTCGTACCGCCTCCGCAATTCCGCCATTTTTTTCGAGTACACATCGTTCCCAGCCAGATTAACGGTTTCATGAGGATCATTTTTAGTATCATACAACTCCTCATACCCATGCTCAATATACTTCATATACTTAAAATCACCCGTCACCACTCCCTCCACTTTCGGTAGCCGCGGGCTGCCCATAAAGGTGTGTTGGTAGAAAAAATCTTTCCTCGCCGAAGTTTTGTTTTGCATAGATTTAATCAAATCCATTCCCTGCATTGAACCCGGAACCTGCACTCCGGCAAGCGATAAAATGGTGGGCGCGACGTCTATGTTTAATGCAATGTTATTCGATTGAGTGTGTTTTAAATTAGCAGACAATCCTCCTCCTGAAATGATCAGCGGCACTCGGATGGATTCTTCGAAACCAAACCACTTACCCTCCAAACCATGTTCTCCGAGTGAAAAACCATTGTCTCCCATGAAAATGATGATGGTATGCTCGTCGATTTTCAACTGTTTTAATTGTGATACCAGATCACCTACCACTTCATCGACACCCGTAATCAGCCTGTAATAATCTCGTGTCGTTTCCGCCCTGAGCTCTGGCGTTGATAGTAATGGTTTCCACCTGTCGCGCCCAATGTTGGCGTCTGTCCTGAAAAAGTCGGGATGGCTGTTCCAGTATTTCGTGTCTGCCGTGACCGGATCGGGGATGTCTACATTTTTATACAAATCCTTGAAACGCTCCTGCACCGGATATGTCGGCGGATTGCCGTCAAGCTCG
The genomic region above belongs to Dyadobacter pollutisoli and contains:
- a CDS encoding glycoside hydrolase family 26 protein, which produces MKNFANYLAVFLLSFHISVGQIDKKATRETQALYKNLMLLSKNHIVFGHQHATEYGHGWSGDEERSDVKSVTGSHPGIIGIDFSGLSGRPDADIVRTAEALRKNVVDTYNRGGITTVAWHFSNPASGGGFYWKDSVSTASMALIKPGGSHHENYKQILKTVADFANSVKANDGTLAPMIFRPYHEFDGDWFWWGKGHTSREDFIAVWRFTVSYLRDSLNVHNFIYAFSPDNKFNSEAEFLERYPGNEWVDMVGMDNYGDFGRDGKYNLAAGLKKLKIVSDYAIKAGKLAAFTETGLESIPNPTWWTETLLKTLKAEKMSLAYVLVWRNDAKSPTHFYAPFPGQVSADDFVKFYNDPYTLFEKDLKDIYK
- a CDS encoding Lrp/AsnC family transcriptional regulator — its product is MNGNEITLDKIDLSILRLMQENARISNADLARELEMAPSAVLERVKKLEQKNVILQYTTRLNPAAVHQKLLAFISMKSSEGMGSNNTAKELAKIPEVQEVHHIAGEDCYLVKVRTADSASLMSLMRNSFSKIPNILSTRTTIVLETVKEEQQLVIPEK
- a CDS encoding EamA family transporter encodes the protein MQTESKAPSTLLVVLAFATVYIVWGSTYFFIQRALAGFPPFILGAFRFIVAGLLMLGWSVLQGENVFSWKAMKPAIITGLLLLLVGNGVVIWVEQFLPSAMVAIMVSMSPLWFVLLDKPKWSENLTNKSTILGLLIGFAGVVLLFGEKIMVSMSSLNSTRDLFAMGLVVLGSMAWAGGSLYSKYNSVSQSATVNSTWQMLAAGVAFFPGAILSGEISRFDIASIPSDAWLATGYLIAFGSIAGFSAYVWLLKVQPATKVSTYAYVNPVVAVILGVFFANESITPLQISGLIVILVSVLLINLHKYRKPKPVAAAAY
- a CDS encoding sulfatase family protein; amino-acid sequence: MLLNTKTFFRLSATGIFALLITGFALAASGPVITAKRQKAAKPNISIVDQWKYWYDGKDSMRVAETKSVANRPNVIFLLTDDHRWDALGVMGNKIIQTPNLDALANRGILFKKAYVTTAICMVSRASLLSGQYMSRHGINDFNTDFKKEALAQTYPALLKQAGYKLGFIGKWGIDVQNQPDSLYDYWAAAKEGQPKYELKNKSGKIIHHTDSVGKDITQFLDQFAGKEPFCLAVSFKAPHELDGNPPTYPVQERFKDLYKNVDIPDPVTADTKYWNSHPDFFRTDANIGRDRWKPLLSTPELRAETTRDYYRLITGVDEVVGDLVSQLKQLKIDEHTIIIFMGDNGFSLGEHGLEGKWFGFEESIRVPLIISGGGLSANLKHTQSNNIALNIDVAPTILSLAGVQVPGSMQGMDLIKSMQNKTSARKDFFYQHTFMGSPRLPKVEGVVTGDFKYMKYIEHGYEELYDTKNDPHETVNLAGNDVYSKKMAELRRRYEELRKQVR